Proteins encoded by one window of Arachis ipaensis cultivar K30076 chromosome B04, Araip1.1, whole genome shotgun sequence:
- the LOC107638985 gene encoding aldehyde dehydrogenase 22A1 isoform X4, with protein sequence MRNIKDSNKMPQRIILMHRASYCKVREQVEKVRKAQKMWAKTSFKQRRQFLRILLKYIIKHQALICEISSRDTGKTMVDASLGEIMTTCEKIHWLLSEGEKWLKPEYRSSGRSMLHKSARVEFHPLGVIGAIVSWNYPFHNIFNPMLAALFSGNGIVIKISENASWSGCFYFRIIQSALAAIGAPEDLVEVITGFGETGEALVSSADKVIFVGSPGVGKMIMRGASETLIPVTLELGGKDAFIVCEDVDVDHVAQIAVRAVLQSSGQNCAGAERFYVHRSIYSSFVSKVTQIIKSVTAGPPLAGRYDMGALCMHEHSEKLEGLVHDAIDKGAEIVARGSFGPIGGDAVDQYYPPTVIVNVNHSMRLMQEEAFGPIMPIMKFSSDEEVVKLANDSRYGLGCAVFSGNQSHAREIASQIHCGFAAVNDFAATYMCQSLPFGGVKHSGFGRFGGAEGLRACCLVKAVVEDRWWPYIKTVIPKPIQYPVAENAFEFQESLVEALYGLSIWDRLKALVSVLKVLTEQNSTNSSKLK encoded by the exons AAACATTAAGGACAGCAATAAGATGCCCCAAAGGATAATATTGATGCACAGAGCAAGTTATTGCAAA GTCAGGGAGCAAGTGGAAAAAGTGCGGAAAGCCCAAAAAATGTGGGCAAAGACCAGCTTCAAGCAAAGACGCCAATTCTTGCGTATACTTTTGAAGTATATAATAAAACATCAAGCGCTTATATGCGA AATATCTTCGCGTGATACTGGAAAGACAATGGTGGATGCCTCTTTGGGAGAAATAATGACAACATGTGAGAAGATCCATTGGCTACTGTCAGAGGGTGAGAAGTGGCTGAAACCTGAATACCG ATCCAGTGGAAGATCAATGCTTCATAAGAGTGCTAGAGTAGAATTTCACCCCCTTGGTGTTATTGGTGCCATTGTGTCATGGAACTATCCGTTCCACAATATTTTCAACCCTATGTTGGCAGCACTTTTTTCTGGAAATGGCATTGTGATTAAG ATATCAGAAAACGCAAGTTGGTCTGGGTGCTTTTACTTCCGAATCATCCAGTCAGCACTTGCTGCCATAGGTGCTCCAGAGGACCTTGTTGAGGTGATAACAGG ATTTGGTGAAACAGGAGAAGCATTGGTGTCTTCTGCTGATAAAGTCATTTTTGTTGGATCACCTGGTGTTGGCAAGATG ATAATGAGAGGTGCTTCCGAGACACTTATACCTGTTACACTTGAGCTTGGTGGAAAAGATGCATTTATTGTTTGTGAAGATGTAGATGTGGACCAT GTTGCTCAAATTGCTGTCAGGGCTGTTCTTCAGTCAAGTGGGCAGAACTGTGCTGGAGCTGAACGTTTTTATGTCCACAGGAGCATATATTCATCTTTTGTCAGTAAAGTTACCCAAATTATAAAATCTGTTACAGCT GGTCCACCACTGGCTGGAAGGTATGACATGGGAGCTCTATGCATGCATGAGCATTCTGAAAAACTTGAAGGCCTTGTCCATGATGCTATAGATAAAGGTGCTGAAATTGTTGCAAGAGGAAGTTTCGGGCCTATTGGTGGAGATGCAGTTGATCAGTATTACCCCCCAACTGTGATTGTTAATGTGAATCACTCCATGAGATTGATGCAAGAAGAG GCATTTGGACCAATCATGCCAATAATGAAATTCAGCTCTGATGAAGAGGTTGTCAAGCTTGCAAATGACTCAAGATATGGGCTTGGCTGTGCTGTTTTCTCAGGCAATCAGAGCCATGCCAGAGAGATAGCTTCGCAGATACATTGTGGCTTTGCTGCTGTTAATGATTTTGCAGCAACATATATGTGTCAG TCCCTCCCATTTGGGGGTGTCAAACACAGTGGATTTGGACGATTTGGTGGTGCAGAGGGTTTGCGAGCATGCTGCCTTGTAAAAGCTGTTGTTGAAGATAGATGGTGGCCATACATAAAAACCGTGATACCTAAGCCTATTCAG
- the LOC107638985 gene encoding aldehyde dehydrogenase 22A1 isoform X3, whose protein sequence is MRNIKDSNKMPQRIILMHRASYCKVREQVEKVRKAQKMWAKTSFKQRRQFLRILLKYIIKHQALICEISSRDTGKTMVDASLGEIMTTCEKIHWLLSEGEKWLKPEYRSSGRSMLHKSARVEFHPLGVIGAIVSWNYPFHNIFNPMLAALFSGNGIVIKISENASWSGCFYFRIIQSALAAIGAPEDLVEVITGFGETGEALVSSADKVIFVGSPGVGKMIMRGASETLIPVTLELGGKDAFIVCEDVDVDHVAQIAVRAVLQSSGQNCAGAERFYVHRSIYSSFVSKVTQIIKSVTAGPPLAGRYDMGALCMHEHSEKLEGLVHDAIDKGAEIVARGSFGPIGGDAVDQYYPPTVIVNVNHSMRLMQEEAFGPIMPIMKFSSDEEVVKLANDSRYGLGCAVFSGNQSHAREIASQIHCGFAAVNDFAATYMCQSLPFGGVKHSGFGRFGGAEGLRACCLVKAVVEDRWWPYIKTVIPKPIQYPVAENAFEFQESLVEALYGLSIWDRLKALVSVLKVLTEQNSTNSSKLK, encoded by the exons ATGAG AAACATTAAGGACAGCAATAAGATGCCCCAAAGGATAATATTGATGCACAGAGCAAGTTATTGCAAA GTCAGGGAGCAAGTGGAAAAAGTGCGGAAAGCCCAAAAAATGTGGGCAAAGACCAGCTTCAAGCAAAGACGCCAATTCTTGCGTATACTTTTGAAGTATATAATAAAACATCAAGCGCTTATATGCGA AATATCTTCGCGTGATACTGGAAAGACAATGGTGGATGCCTCTTTGGGAGAAATAATGACAACATGTGAGAAGATCCATTGGCTACTGTCAGAGGGTGAGAAGTGGCTGAAACCTGAATACCG ATCCAGTGGAAGATCAATGCTTCATAAGAGTGCTAGAGTAGAATTTCACCCCCTTGGTGTTATTGGTGCCATTGTGTCATGGAACTATCCGTTCCACAATATTTTCAACCCTATGTTGGCAGCACTTTTTTCTGGAAATGGCATTGTGATTAAG ATATCAGAAAACGCAAGTTGGTCTGGGTGCTTTTACTTCCGAATCATCCAGTCAGCACTTGCTGCCATAGGTGCTCCAGAGGACCTTGTTGAGGTGATAACAGG ATTTGGTGAAACAGGAGAAGCATTGGTGTCTTCTGCTGATAAAGTCATTTTTGTTGGATCACCTGGTGTTGGCAAGATG ATAATGAGAGGTGCTTCCGAGACACTTATACCTGTTACACTTGAGCTTGGTGGAAAAGATGCATTTATTGTTTGTGAAGATGTAGATGTGGACCAT GTTGCTCAAATTGCTGTCAGGGCTGTTCTTCAGTCAAGTGGGCAGAACTGTGCTGGAGCTGAACGTTTTTATGTCCACAGGAGCATATATTCATCTTTTGTCAGTAAAGTTACCCAAATTATAAAATCTGTTACAGCT GGTCCACCACTGGCTGGAAGGTATGACATGGGAGCTCTATGCATGCATGAGCATTCTGAAAAACTTGAAGGCCTTGTCCATGATGCTATAGATAAAGGTGCTGAAATTGTTGCAAGAGGAAGTTTCGGGCCTATTGGTGGAGATGCAGTTGATCAGTATTACCCCCCAACTGTGATTGTTAATGTGAATCACTCCATGAGATTGATGCAAGAAGAG GCATTTGGACCAATCATGCCAATAATGAAATTCAGCTCTGATGAAGAGGTTGTCAAGCTTGCAAATGACTCAAGATATGGGCTTGGCTGTGCTGTTTTCTCAGGCAATCAGAGCCATGCCAGAGAGATAGCTTCGCAGATACATTGTGGCTTTGCTGCTGTTAATGATTTTGCAGCAACATATATGTGTCAG TCCCTCCCATTTGGGGGTGTCAAACACAGTGGATTTGGACGATTTGGTGGTGCAGAGGGTTTGCGAGCATGCTGCCTTGTAAAAGCTGTTGTTGAAGATAGATGGTGGCCATACATAAAAACCGTGATACCTAAGCCTATTCAG